Within Flagellimonas maritima, the genomic segment TATTTGCATCCCAGACAAGATTGAACGGAGCTAAAATCCAATACCGGTCATTTATAAATCCTGCATTGGTCTTTTCCGCGATACTGTCCATTGATTTTCTATCATAGGTCAACGTATCATTTTGAAAAATAGCAGTGACGTGGTTCAGCTTCGGTTTCCAGACCCAGGTCCGTTCAAAATGGGTCGTGTCCCTGTCCACATTGAATGTAAAAGTGAATTTTTTGACAGATTTCCAGTTTTCATAACCATGTGCATTTGCAATTTTTTCAAGGATAGTGATTTCTTTGCTTGTTTCCGGTTCAGCTTTTTTTGATTCGGTCTTACACGAGATAACCATCAAAAACAATGAGAATGTAAAAAGACAGATAAATTTCATAATGCGAATTTATTCCAAATATAATGGCATTTTAAATTATCTTGTAGTCCGTTTCTACAAAGAATTACAATTGAACCTCAAAATGCCCAGGAAGTGACTTTTTTTAAAAAGCTGTTTCTTATCCTTGTAAACGACCTGGACAAGAAATTATCACAGGCAGATGATCCGTATGCCCATTTATCGGATGAGGAATTGGTGGAGCGGATAGTATTGAACAACAATCCTTTGTTATTTGGGAAGTTGTACGACCGCTATGCTAAAATGGTCTACAATAAATGCTATGGGTTTTCCAGATCACAAGATGAAGCTGAAGATTTAACACAAGATGTTTTTTTACAGCTTTTCATTAAACTGAAACTTTTTAAGGGAAAATCCAAGTTCTCCACTTGGTTATATTCTTTTACCTATAATTTTTGTGTGAATTATGTAAATAGAAGTAAGCAACGAAAGATGAGTGATAAATCAGTTCC encodes:
- a CDS encoding RNA polymerase sigma factor, with translation MTFFKKLFLILVNDLDKKLSQADDPYAHLSDEELVERIVLNNNPLLFGKLYDRYAKMVYNKCYGFSRSQDEAEDLTQDVFLQLFIKLKLFKGKSKFSTWLYSFTYNFCVNYVNRSKQRKMSDKSVPVNDSEYKLTDEISDQSLYEMKASKLKDAMELVSAEERSLLLLKYQDGATIKELMALMEIGDSAVKMRLKRAKKKLVEIYDTL